A single genomic interval of Candidatus Zixiibacteriota bacterium harbors:
- a CDS encoding ABC transporter substrate-binding protein has product MKMRFAFALLALGLASPGRAVAAEPANNVIAHAAMNARVLPLWTAKDRGFFSKYGVPSEMIFIRQAPTLVAALTSGDIQIGYTGGTAVLGAAASGSDLKILAAFTNRVTYDVVARPGIKRPEDLRGKIFGVQSIGGTVWMGAILALEHFGLEPARDRISLIPAGDQSVLAQALVTGTIDVTVLDGVMSRTLRERGFPVLAELSKANIPISSVGIVTKGSFIQKNPQTIENILKALLESEAFIFGPANKGTALAILKKYLRIGDQEAEEGYQDVLKGLDRKPFASLAGLKNVQRLMKLRNPAVEKVKVEELVDDRFMKKLDASGFIDEMYARYGAR; this is encoded by the coding sequence ATGAAGATGCGCTTCGCCTTTGCCCTCCTGGCTCTCGGGCTGGCGTCGCCCGGCAGGGCGGTTGCAGCCGAGCCCGCCAACAACGTGATCGCGCACGCGGCGATGAACGCCCGCGTACTGCCTCTCTGGACGGCCAAGGATCGGGGATTTTTCTCCAAGTACGGCGTTCCCTCGGAGATGATCTTCATCCGCCAGGCGCCGACGCTGGTCGCCGCGCTGACCTCGGGCGACATCCAGATCGGCTATACCGGCGGAACGGCGGTCCTCGGCGCCGCCGCGAGCGGATCGGATCTCAAGATCCTCGCCGCGTTCACCAACCGGGTGACCTACGACGTCGTGGCGCGGCCCGGAATCAAGCGGCCGGAAGACCTGCGGGGGAAGATCTTCGGCGTCCAGAGCATCGGCGGCACCGTGTGGATGGGGGCGATCCTCGCGCTGGAGCACTTCGGCCTGGAACCGGCGCGCGACCGCATCAGCCTGATTCCCGCCGGCGACCAGTCGGTCCTCGCCCAGGCGCTCGTGACCGGCACAATCGACGTCACGGTGCTCGACGGGGTGATGAGCCGCACGCTGCGGGAGAGGGGATTTCCGGTGCTCGCCGAGCTGAGCAAGGCGAACATCCCGATCTCCAGCGTCGGCATCGTCACGAAGGGAAGCTTCATCCAGAAAAACCCGCAGACCATCGAGAACATCCTCAAGGCCCTGCTCGAGAGCGAGGCGTTCATCTTCGGCCCGGCCAACAAGGGAACCGCGCTCGCGATCCTCAAGAAGTACCTCCGGATCGGGGATCAGGAGGCCGAAGAAGGGTACCAGGACGTCCTCAAGGGGCTGGACCGCAAACCCTTCGCGAGCCTGGCGGGGCTGAAAAACGTTCAGCGGCTGATGAAGCTGCGCAATCCCGCGGTCGAAAAGGTGAAGGTCGAGGAGCTGGTCGACGACCGTTTCATGAAAAAGCTGGACGCCAGCGGCTTCATCGACGAGATGTACGCGAGATACGGCGCCCGCTAG
- a CDS encoding UbiD family decarboxylase: protein MPKSLRTFLDDCRREIPNEVIHITKQVDPAHYDVTAIIKHLGALKKFPIIIFDNPLNLNGRVGDIKLVMNCEISQRKAQIALGLPKETTRPQMAERCLEMEEHRIAPVVVDRKDAPVKENVRVGRDVDLYELPIMRHHEMDGGPYIVLSTIARDRKTGIYNVSYHRMEVKSKNTTALYASPRHLWRIYRDHEENNLEMPVATVLGHHPAYHMGACYSGPFEVSEYDVIGGYLGEPLRLVPSETFGEDFLIPADAEIVIEGVLIPNKRVVEGPFGEAPGYLGPQRYTTCVEYQVRAINYRNGAMYQSVITPEGDKPWMDLPREGAYLRRCREAVPGVTAVCKQGRHAHYNVFISMKKMSEGDPGRAAAAALTFDHTKNVFVFDDDIDVFNPTDILWALATRVQPHRQVSILQPLFRGNFLDPSLVDEIKTSGMIVDATRPLDRPFSPVSKCPDDAMARIKLEDYIPGEVLQHIPIDRTTYWA, encoded by the coding sequence ATGCCCAAGAGTCTGAGGACTTTTCTCGACGACTGCCGCCGCGAGATTCCCAACGAGGTGATCCACATCACCAAGCAGGTCGACCCGGCGCACTACGACGTGACCGCGATCATCAAGCATCTCGGCGCCCTGAAGAAGTTCCCGATCATCATTTTCGACAATCCGCTGAATCTCAACGGCAGGGTCGGCGACATCAAGCTGGTGATGAACTGCGAGATCTCCCAGCGCAAGGCGCAGATCGCCCTGGGGCTGCCCAAGGAGACCACCCGGCCGCAAATGGCCGAGCGCTGCCTGGAGATGGAAGAGCACCGGATCGCGCCGGTCGTGGTCGACAGGAAGGACGCGCCGGTCAAGGAAAACGTCCGCGTCGGCCGCGATGTGGACCTCTACGAGCTCCCGATCATGCGCCACCACGAGATGGACGGCGGCCCGTACATCGTGCTGTCGACCATCGCCAGGGACCGCAAGACCGGCATCTACAACGTCTCCTATCACCGCATGGAGGTGAAGTCGAAGAACACCACCGCGCTTTACGCCTCGCCCCGCCACCTCTGGCGGATCTATCGCGACCACGAGGAGAACAACCTCGAGATGCCGGTGGCGACGGTCCTCGGCCATCACCCGGCGTATCACATGGGCGCCTGCTACAGCGGTCCGTTCGAAGTGAGCGAGTACGACGTGATCGGCGGCTACCTGGGCGAGCCGCTGCGGCTGGTTCCTTCCGAAACCTTCGGCGAAGACTTCCTGATCCCCGCCGATGCGGAGATCGTGATCGAAGGCGTGTTGATCCCCAACAAGCGCGTCGTCGAAGGGCCCTTCGGCGAAGCGCCCGGATACCTCGGCCCGCAGCGCTACACCACGTGCGTGGAGTACCAGGTGCGCGCGATCAACTACCGCAACGGGGCGATGTACCAGTCCGTGATCACGCCCGAGGGCGACAAGCCGTGGATGGATCTGCCCCGGGAGGGCGCCTATCTGCGGCGCTGCCGCGAGGCGGTGCCCGGCGTGACCGCGGTCTGCAAGCAGGGCCGGCACGCGCACTACAACGTTTTCATCTCGATGAAGAAGATGTCGGAGGGGGATCCCGGGCGGGCCGCGGCCGCCGCGCTCACTTTCGACCATACCAAGAACGTATTCGTGTTCGACGACGACATCGACGTTTTCAATCCGACCGACATCCTGTGGGCTCTGGCAACACGCGTGCAACCGCATCGCCAGGTCTCGATCCTGCAGCCGCTCTTCCGCGGCAACTTCCTCGACCCGTCGCTGGTCGACGAGATCAAGACGTCGGGCATGATCGTCGACGCAACCAGACCCCTCGACCGGCCGTTCTCGCCGGTCTCCAAGTGCCCGGACGACGCCATGGCGCGGATCAAGCTGGAGGACTACATCCCCGGCGAGGTCCTGCAGCACATCCCGATCGACCGGACCACTTACTGGGCTTGA